One genomic region from Bufo bufo chromosome 3, aBufBuf1.1, whole genome shotgun sequence encodes:
- the LOC120994095 gene encoding olfactory receptor 6B1-like produces the protein MANQTKSTVVEFVLLGFPGLAEKFYPVVSITIFLLYNLSLYANGIVIVLISLHEQLHQPMYVIVGNLAFSDLLFDTLTLPKIIAKYWFGHGSLAFSVCFLQMFFVHYLSTLDSFMILLMAMDRYVAICKPLRYHTIVSNRVVTILCLLIWVFAAIVGLVITTLGLWLSYCGPNRIKSCFCSLTPVAVLSCADSASARRTGFIIALFAHVCPLSFIVFSYIISLSKLSSLGRSENWQKAFYTCTTHGFVIGLYFIPRLTVYTYNQVQLIPNADLNVLLICLYTFVPHFASPIIFCLRTEEIKRTLRNVLKRTITKKY, from the coding sequence ATGGCCAACCAGACTAAATCAACAGTTGTAGAGTTTGTCCTGCTTGGATTTCCGGGTCTTGCAGAGAAGTTCTATCCTGTGGTCTCGATAACCATCTTCCTTCTCTACAACCTTTCTCTCTACGCCAATGGCATTGTCATTGTGTTGATTAGCTTGCACGAACAACTACACCAACCAATGTATGTCATTGTTGGAAACCTAGCCTTCTCTGACTTACTTTTCGACACACTGACCTTGCCAAAAATCATTGCCAAGTATTGGTTTGGGCATGGATCCTTGgccttttctgtttgttttcttcaAATGTTCTTTGTACATTATCTGTCCACTCTCGATTCCTTTATGATTCTGCTTATGGCCATGGATCGATATGTTGCCATCTGTAAGCCGCTAAGATACCATACCATTGTAAGTAACCGAGTGGTGACAATCCTGTGCTTATTGATCTGGGTCTTTGctgccattgttggcctagttatTACCACCTTGGGCCTTTGGCTATCCTACTGTGGCCCCAACAGAATTAAGAGCTGTTTTTGCTCTCTCACCCCTGTCGCCGTCTTATCTTGTGCCGATTCAGCTTCAGCTAGGAGGACTGGGTTCATCATTGCCTTGTTTGCCCATGTTTGCCCGTTGTCCTTTATTGTCTTCTCGTACATCATCAGCCTCTCAAAGTTGAGCTCACTAGGGCGCTCGGAAAATTGGCAGAAGGCTTTTTACACCTGTACAACTCATGGCTTTGTCATTGGCTTGTACTTCATCCCTCGACTCACTGTCTACACCTACAATCAGGTCCAGCTGATCCCCAACGCCGATCTCAACGTTCTGCTTATTTGTCTGTACActtttgtcccccattttgccagCCCTATCATTTTCTGTCTTCGGACAGAGGAAATCAAAAGGACTCTGAGAAATGTGTTGAAACGAACGATAACCAAGAAATATTAA